Proteins from one Coffea arabica cultivar ET-39 chromosome 8c, Coffea Arabica ET-39 HiFi, whole genome shotgun sequence genomic window:
- the LOC113707000 gene encoding uncharacterized protein — protein sequence MAATIFEIAHQEQQLTDSLRDLSIHDQSEMMEEEKMKGNGTYAAGEMTSVGCESSSGVADSHFDNNSPHHDGVCAICLNHIILQETALVKGCEHAYCVNCILHWASYKKEPTCPQCKQPFESLNIHRSLDGSIHDYMFEESVCLLLRATWYKPLIVEERDEVEDDMGYFYSYAYEDEEEEEMDEIYFGGSSSIRIGNRRWGDNGYVRAGRQEARPIPRPNTQDSGAGPSRQPRKKETAAARESPAVGRRAKRALKREAADKAAAAKHQQHLARLGRK from the exons ATGGCTGCTACAATCTTCGAAATCGCCCATCAAGAGCAACAACTCACCGACTCTCTTCGAGATCTATCCATCCACGACCAG AGTGAGATGATGGAGGAAGAGAAAATGAAGGGTAACGGTACTTATGCAGCAGGGGAGATGACTTCAGTGGGATGTGAGAGTAGCAGTGGTGTTGCTGACAGTCATTTTGATAACAATAGTCCCCATCATGATGGGGTTTGTGcgatttgtttgaatcatattATTCTTCAGGAAACTGCACTTGTAAAAGGTTGCGAGCATGCCTACTG CGTGAACTGCATACTGCATTGGGCATCTTACAAGAAGGAACCTACATGTCCCCAGTGCAAACAACCATTTGAGTCTCTCAATATTCATCGGTCCCTTGATGGAAG CATTCATGATTATATGTTCGAGGAGAGTGTGTGTCTCCTCCTAAGAGCCACATGGTACAAGCCCTTGATTGTGGAGGAAAGGGATGAGGTGGAAGATGACATGGGATATTTCTATTCCTATGCCTacgaagatgaagaagaagaagagatggATGAGATTTACTTTGGTGGTTCATCGAGTATACGGATTGGTAACAGAAGATGGGGGGACAATGGTTATGTTCGAGCAGGAAGGCAGGAAGCTAGGCCAATTCCTCGCCCCAATACCCAAGACTCTGGTGCAGGACCATCTCGCCAgcctagaaagaaagaaactgcAGCTGCAAGAGAATCGCCAGCAGTGGGCCGAAGGGCTAAAAGGGCTCTGAAGCGTGAAGCTGCTGATAAAGCAGCTGCTGCAAAGCATCAGCAGCATTTGGCAAGGTTGGGTCGCAAGTGA